One window from the genome of Lutra lutra chromosome X, mLutLut1.2, whole genome shotgun sequence encodes:
- the RNF113A gene encoding E3 ubiquitin-protein ligase RNF113A codes for MAEQLSPAKTADQVCTFLFKKPGGRKGAAGRRKRPVCYSEPGDSNSSSSDEGSTVVRPEKKRAIHNPMIQKTRGSGKQKAAYGNLSSEEEEEEEEKEPESLGVVYKSTRSAKPVGPEDMGATAVYELDTEKERDAQAIFERSQKIQEELRGKEDDKIYRGINNYQKFMKPKDTSMGNASSGMVRKGPIRAPEHLRATVRWDYQPDICKDYKETGFCGFGDSCKFLHDRSDYKHGWQIERELDEGRYGVYEDENYEVGSDDEEIPFKCFICRQTFRNPVVTKCRHYFCESCALQHFRTTPRCYVCDQQTNGVFNPAKELIAKLEKHRAAEEGGASHFPEDPDESPIPIT; via the coding sequence ATGGCAGAGCAACTTTCTCCGGCCAAGACGGCAGACCAGGTGTGCACCTTCCTCTTCAAAAAGCCTGGTGGGCGAAAAGGGGCTGCGGGCCGCAGGAAGCGCCCGGTCTGCTACTCGGAGCCCGGggacagcaacagcagcagcagtgaCGAAGGCAGCACTGTGGTTCGCCCGGAGAAGAAGCGGGCGATCCACAATCCGATGATACAGAAGACTCGTGGCAGTGGTAAACAGAAGGCGGCTTACGGCAACTTGAGcagcgaggaggaggaggaggaggaggagaaagagcccGAGAGTCTTGGCGTGGTGTACAAGTCCACCCGATCGGCAAAACCCGTGGGACCAGAGGATATGGGGGCGACTGCTGTCTATGAGCTAGACACAGAGAAGGAGCGTGATGCACAAGCCATCTTTGAGCGCAGCCAGAAGATCCAGGAGGAGCTGAGGGGCAAGGAAGATGACAAGATCTATCGGGGAATCAATAATTACCAGAAATTCATGAAGCCCAAGGATACGTCTATGGGCAATGCTTCCTCCGGGATGGTGAGGAAGGGCCCCATCCGAGCTCCCGAGCATCTACGTGCCACCGTGCGCTGGGATTACCAGCCCGACATTTGTAAGGACTACAAGGAGACTGGCTTTTGCGGCTTCGGAGACAGCTGCAAGTTCCTCCATGACCGTTCAGATTACAAGCATGGGTGGCAGATCGAACGTGAGCTTGATGAGGGTCGCTATGGTGTCTATGAGGACGAAAACTATGAAGTGGGAAGCGATGATGAGGAAATACCATTCAAGTGTTTCATCTGTCGCCAGACCTTCCGGAATCCAGTTGTCACCAAGTGCAGGCATTATTTCTGCGAGAGCTGTGCACTGCAGCATTTCCGCACCACCCCTCGCTGCTATGTCTGTGACCAGCAGACCAATGGCGTCTTCAATCCAGCGAAAGAATTGATTGCTAAATTGGAGAAGCATCGAGCTGCAGAAGAGGGTGGTGCTTCCCATTTCCCAGAAGACCCCGATGAGAGTCCAATCCCCATCACTTAG
- the NDUFA1 gene encoding NADH dehydrogenase [ubiquinone] 1 alpha subcomplex subunit 1 — MWFEILPGIGVMAVCLVIPGIATAHIHRFTNGGKEKRVAYYPYQWSLMQRDRRISGVDRYYVSKGLENID; from the exons ATGTGGTTCGAGATCCTGCCCGGGATCGGCGTCATGGCCGTGTGCTTGGTCATCCCCGGCATAGCCACGGCGCACATCCACAGGTTCACCAACGGGGGCAAG GAAAAAAGGGTTGCCTATTATCCATATCAGTGGAGTTTGATGCAAAGAGATAGGCGCATATCTGGAGTTGATCGTTACTATGTGTCAAAG GGTTTGGAGAATATCGATTAA